TCGGTGGCGTCGAGATAGTCTCGCTGTGTGTAAAACGCGAAATGACCGACGAGCGCCGAGCCACAGATGAGGTTCGGACGCTGCTCGATTCTCGGATGTTCTTCCGCCAGCCAAACTTCGTCATCAAAGCCAATGTGGCCCCCAAACGGCGCGAAGTCGCGGCCGAACCAAGCAATGCAATTGATCGATACCCGTTCGTACGCCCAGAGATCCCAATTTGGCATCTTGAAGCGATGCCTGCTCTCGGAGGCAAGCGCGCGGAGAAACGATCGGTGCGCCAGCTCCGCGAACGGGCCGCTCCTCCATCCGATTTGGCAACAACAGTCGTAATGGGCGGTCCCTCGTGTGTAATCAATCAGACCGAATCGCTGGTGAAGGTGCGAGCAAATCGCATTGTTCACCGTATTGGCATAGACAATTGGCGGCCGCAGATGCTCCAAGCGGCAGTCGAGCAACTCCTGAATCGCATCCGGGGCGATGTACACGATATCGTCGTCGAAACGGATATAGATCGTGGCGGAATCGCAGCACTCCGGGAAGAAGGCATGAATTCGGGCGGAATTCGGCGGTAATTGCGCGACGTGTTGAGGACAGTCAACGGCTCGAAAGAACGAATCTCGCGCAGCGAGGGAACGAACGAAGGCGATATCGCCTCGGTCGTTCGTGTTCAACCACAACTGATGTTCATCGAGCAACCCACGGGCCGCGGAAGTGTGCGACGTAAGCAGTTCCAGATAGCGCCGGCGTCCGGCCGGCGTCACCGCGACGATGCGAAAGCCTTCATACATGGGCGTTAACCTGCTCGGTGTTGTCCAAGGACGCCGCGCGACCACCGCTCCGAGCGGCACAGTGCCGCGCCAATCACCTGGTGCATGTCGTAATACTGATAGTCCGCCAGCCGGCCGCCAAAACAGATTCCGTCGCGGTCGGCCAATGCGCAGTATTGGCCATGGCGGGCGCGATTCGTCTCATCGGCCAACGGATAGTAGGGCTCCGCACCAAGCGTCCAAGAGGATGAGAACTCACGGGTGACGACCGTCTGTGGCTGTGTGCCAAAGGCAAAATGCTTGTGTTCGACGATCCGCGTAAACGGAATCTCGGCGTCAGTGTAATTGACCTGGGCGTTGCCCTGAAAATCGGCGGTGTCGAGCACTTCCGTCTCGAAGCGCAACGTGCGGTATTCGAGAGGCCCGAAGCGATAGTCAAACAGCGCATCCAGCGAACCGGTGTACAAAACGTTTCTCGCCCGCTGTCGCCAGCCATCTCGGTCATCAAGATAGTTGGTGCCCAATTCAAGCGGGATTCCATGCTGCACCGATTCGATCATCGCCGTGTACCCATGAATTGGAATCCCCTGAAACCGGTCGCGATAATAGTTGTCGTCACACGTCAATCGGATCGGCACGCGCTTGAGGATGCTCGCGGGCAGTTCACGCGGCTCTCGGCCCCACTGCTTCTTGGTGTATCCGTAAATGAACAGCCGGTAGAGTTCCTCGCCAATTTGAGAGAGGGCGTACTCCTCCATGTTTCGCGGCGACGGAATCGGCAACCGAACTGCCGCCAGCTTGGCGGCGGCCTCGGCCGGCGTCCGCACTCCCCACAATTGATGCAAGGTGAGCAAGTTGATCGGAAACGAATAGATTTTGTCCCCTGAGCGGACCTTGGGCCGATTGACAAAATGATTGAACTCGCCGAAGCGCTGGACGTATTGCCAAATGGCTTCGCTGTTGGTGTGAAAAATGTGCGGCCCGTAGCGATGCACGTCGATGCCGGCGACTCGCTCGGTGTAGACGTTGCCGCCCGTATGCCGGCGGCGGTCGATGATCAAGCAGCGGCAGCCGGCGTCGGTCAATTGCCGCGCCGCGACTGAGCCAAATAATCCCGCACCCACGATGAGCCAGTCGAAAGTCAAGGGAGCGTCCGCCTTTCACTCGATATCGAGACGCGGATCGTTCAAGTCGAAGCCGCCGCGCTGACGGGCGATCTGCACCGCCGACTCAGTCTCCCGGTGATAGATGGGGGATGTCGATCCCTGCCCGCGATAGCTCATGCGATCCTCGACCCCCTCGGTCCATTTGTAATGATGGACGCGATAAGCGCCCAGAATCGGTTCGATGTCATACATGGCATTGAAGGTGTCGTGGTGGCCCCCCTTCAGCCGCACGCGGCCCCGGCAGATCATGATCTTCTGATCCCAGCCGCCGACGATGTTTCGCGTCGCGTGGCATTTCACGGGAAACTGTCGGTCGAGGGACGGTGCCGGAAGGATGGGCCGGAATTTGCCGTCGGGCGCGAGCCGGTCGATGAACCAGCCGCGGGCCGCCCAGATATTCCGTTTGTCCATTTCGGCGACGACCGCTTTCAGAGGCGCCGGATACTCTTGGAACTCGTCGCAGTCGAGATAGAGAACGTAGTCATCGTCTTCGACGCCGTGCAATCGGAGCAGAAGTTCTTCCAACTCTTGATTGCCCGGATCGTTGAATCGTTTCTGCCGGAAGGGCGCCACCTGAACGTCGAAGCTCTTGGCGATGAAGTGAGCCTCGTCGTAAGCGCGCGTCTCGGCCCCGAGCAGGATTCGATCGACACCCAAATCCCGATAATGCTGCAAGAAATGGGGCAGAATGCTCAAGCCATCGTGGATTAAAGCAACTGAGTAGATCATAAGGATGCGCTGCGATGAAGGAATTGCCGAAATAATCCACGCTGCCGGAAGCCGCAGAGCAAGTCGCGATTCAGTCCCGTCAATGAGCCATTTGCGGTCTCGAATTGATCCTGTTCTCTCGACGCTGCCATGCTTCGAGAGCGGCCGCCGCCGAAGTCGCTTCGATCTCGATGACGGGGCCGGAAAACGCTTCGCGCAGCAAATCGAGTGTGGCCTGAGGATGCCAGATCGCCACCACGCCGTCGCGGATCGCATCGGCCTCAGGTTGCAAAACCTGAATCCATTCCCGGATTTTTTGCACGCGATCTTCGACGGGGCCGGCGAAGATGTCGATGAGTCCCCGGTCATAGTCAGTTTCCGAATCGCGCCAGTAGCCGGTGTGGAAACCGTGTCCGCGGAGTTGCTCGATAACGTCTCGCGGCGTGCGGATCAACACGATTTCGGGCTGCCGTTTGACCGATGGTAAGTCGCGGAGATTGTTGGGAAACTGCTGCAAAGCACGCTCGACTGCGTCGGCCTCGATCTCAATCAGTCGAGC
The sequence above is a segment of the Pirellulales bacterium genome. Coding sequences within it:
- the glf gene encoding UDP-galactopyranose mutase produces the protein MTFDWLIVGAGLFGSVAARQLTDAGCRCLIIDRRRHTGGNVYTERVAGIDVHRYGPHIFHTNSEAIWQYVQRFGEFNHFVNRPKVRSGDKIYSFPINLLTLHQLWGVRTPAEAAAKLAAVRLPIPSPRNMEEYALSQIGEELYRLFIYGYTKKQWGREPRELPASILKRVPIRLTCDDNYYRDRFQGIPIHGYTAMIESVQHGIPLELGTNYLDDRDGWRQRARNVLYTGSLDALFDYRFGPLEYRTLRFETEVLDTADFQGNAQVNYTDAEIPFTRIVEHKHFAFGTQPQTVVTREFSSSWTLGAEPYYPLADETNRARHGQYCALADRDGICFGGRLADYQYYDMHQVIGAALCRSERWSRGVLGQHRAG
- a CDS encoding glycosyltransferase family 2 protein — translated: MIYSVALIHDGLSILPHFLQHYRDLGVDRILLGAETRAYDEAHFIAKSFDVQVAPFRQKRFNDPGNQELEELLLRLHGVEDDDYVLYLDCDEFQEYPAPLKAVVAEMDKRNIWAARGWFIDRLAPDGKFRPILPAPSLDRQFPVKCHATRNIVGGWDQKIMICRGRVRLKGGHHDTFNAMYDIEPILGAYRVHHYKWTEGVEDRMSYRGQGSTSPIYHRETESAVQIARQRGGFDLNDPRLDIE